The following proteins are encoded in a genomic region of Ornithodoros turicata isolate Travis chromosome 6, ASM3712646v1, whole genome shotgun sequence:
- the LOC135398976 gene encoding lysosomal alpha-mannosidase-like isoform X1 — protein MGGTAAVHLVTFFVIAAARRKVPDDKPCGVRAVCPESHENYINVHVICHSHNDAGWLETVDAIYDSAVSHIYSTTTRAMLHYPSRRYVSAENVFFSRWWNNQSYEVQGQVRELIETGRLQFVGGGWTQNDEATTHYTAIIDQVTLGLRFLNDTFGECAAVKVGWQMDPFGHSQGMASILAQMGFYGLFVGRVTATEWNRRAASKKLEFVWKASPILGRKGDLFTGITYNWYLPPHALCLTEVFCATYDNPKSISDMSKDVLQELIDQAKAYSTNNIMITLGGDLSFQSGHNWFTQIDAAIKSVNTVAKKTHKKVRLFYSSPLCYLTSLYAANKSWPVLRGDFFPYADNPQRYWTGFYSSRPNLKFYARYANGFLQACKQLSVLGGMKDARAQRLKEAVATLQHHDAITGTSKSAVVQDYALLLSKGIADCQELISDAIMLMMYPEDKEPRQTLQFCHSLNMSHCRVSEEKDIFTVIIYNPMSHAVTHFVRLPVTAPGTFNVINHKEEPVDVQKVPLNMGVQEIPERQSFAKAEVVFPARVPALGYTTLQVRRHFHTERAELVLDNVVYLQLEDERRFIENSWYKIEVDTTTGLIARVTLKSSGQAMRLRQSFLLYKTLKEEQLRSTTGRNGGAYSINADHGPPLELGTHVTYRIISGKLVEEIHQIFNHWATQVVRLYKDSRYIEFEWTVGPLPDSHCSEVITRYETDLDNDGVFYTDTNGMHTIRRSIDATSSAARVASSYYPVVSWIYVQDEKMDLQMTVVPDRAQGGSSIKKGSIELMLHRRIFYDDGLGLSEQLNDRGEDGAGIMVTGKHQLLLAAPSQSPTIVRDCALSQVYRPIVMFSSESIHDIRRKHHSELNPLFPPEVHLLTLEVVSTGEILVRLEHNQHPKAVNVSISDLLGTYILTELRETLLGGNEYREGPQRFEWQRWTKQTSNAPVAARVAEGNPFPLGVLITLNPGQIRTFLCQLKKLV, from the exons ATGGGAGGCACAGCAGCCGTACACCTGGTTACGTTTTTTGTTATCGCTGCTGCTCGACGAAAGGTGCCGGACGACAAGCCATGCGGTGTACGGGCT GTCTGCCCTGAATCTCACGAGAACTACATCAACGTTCATGTCATCTGTCACAGCCACAACGACGCTGGTTGGCTTGAGACCGTCGACGCAATATACGACTCAG CTGTGAGTCACATATACAGCACCACAACACGAGCTATGCTTCATTACCCCAGCAGAAGATACGTGAGCGCAGAAAACGTATTTTTCAGCCGATGGTGGAATAATCAGTCATACGAAGTGCAGGGACAAGTTCGTGAGCTCATTGAAACAG GCAGGCTTCAATTTGTTGGCGGCGGATGGACACAGAACGACGAAGCGACAACGCACTATACAGCTATTATCGACCAGGTGACGCTCGGACTCAGATTCTTGAATGACACCTTCGGGGAATGCGCTGCCGTCAAGGTGGGGTGGCAGATGGATCCGTTTGGGCATTCGCAGGGCATGGCTTCCATACTTGCACAG ATGGGATTCTATGGACTGTTTGTCGGAAGGGTAACTGCAACTGAATGGAACCGGAGAGCAGCATCCAAGAAGTTGGAGTTTGTGTGGAAGGCGTCGCCGATTCTAG GCAGGAAGGGTGACCTATTCACAGGCATCACATACAACTGGTATCTCCCTCCTCATGCACTTTGTCTCACGGAAGTGTTCTGTGCAACTTACGACAATCCG AAAAGTATCTCGGACATGAGCAAGGACGTCTTGCAGGAGCTCATAGATCAG GCGAAGGCTTACTCCACCAACAACATCATGATAACACTCGGCGGCGACCTCTCCTTCCAGTCCGGTCACAACTGGTTCACTCAGATTGATGCGGCAATAAAAAGTGTTAATACCGTT GCGAAAAAGACCCACAAGAAAGTGCGTCTCTTTTACTCGTCACCGCTGTGCTATTTAACGTCGCTCTACGCAGCCAACAAATCGTGGCCCGTGCTTCGCGGAGACTTCTTTCCTTACGCGGACAACCCGCAGAGGTACTGGACGGGCTTCTACAGCAGCAGGCCCAACCTCAAGTTCTATGCACGTTACGCCAACGGATTCCTTCAG GCCTGCAAGCAGCTTTCAGTTCTTGGCGGAATGAAGGACGCGAGAGCGCAGAGGCTAA AGGAAGCGGTGGCCACACTGCAGCACCATGACGCAATAAC TGGCACATCGAAATCTGCTGTTGTACAAGATTACGCACTTTTGCTCTCGAAAGGGATAGCTGATTGCCAG GAGCTCATCAGCGACGCCATCATGTTAATGATGTATCCTGAAGACAAGGAACCAAGGCAAACACTCCAGTTTTGTCACAGCCTTAACATGAGCCACTGTAGAGTTTCCGAAGAGAAGGACATC TTCACAGTCATAATATACAACCCCATGTCGCACGCTGTCACCCATTTTGTGAGGCTGCCCGTCACAGCTCCTGGAACGTTCAACGTGATCAACCACAAGGAGGAGCCCGTAGATGTGCAG AAGGTTCCCCTCAACATGGGCGTCCAAGAAATCCCCGAGAGACAGAGCTTTGCAAAGGCAGAAGTCGTCTTTCCAGCCCGTGTTCCAGCACTGGGATACACTACACTTCAAGTCAGGAGGCATTTCC ATACAGAACGAGCGGAACTTGTCCTGGACAATGTCGTTTACCTCCAGCTCGAGGACGAACGGAGGTTTATAGAGAACTCT TGGTACAAAATTGAGGTGGACACGACGACAGGCCTCATAGCACGAGTTACGCTGAAGAGTTCTGGGCAAGCCATGAGGCTGCGCCAGTCCTTCCTCCTGTACAAAACTTTGAAAGAAGAACAACTGCGCAGCACTACTGGAAGAAACGGAGGGGCGTACTCTATAAATGCAGACCACGGCCCTCCGCTAGAACTGGGAACTCACGTCACCTATCGCATAATCTCG GGCAAGCTCGTGGAAGAGATTCATCAAATTTTCAACCACTGGGCTACTCAAGTGGTACGGCTGTACAAGGACAGCAGATACATTGAGTTTGAATGGACAGTTGGACCGTTGCCTGACAG TCACTGCTCAGAAGTTATAACAAGGTACGAGACTGACTTGGATAACGACGGCGTGTTCTACACAGACACCAATGGGATGCACACCATTCGACGGAG TATCGATGCAACCTCTTCCGCGGCTCGTGTAGCTAGTAGCTACTACCCCGTTGTTTCGTGGATCTACGTTCAG GACGAGAAGATGGACTTGCAAATGACAGTGGTGCCCGACAGGGCTCAAGGCGGTTCCAGTATCAAGAAAGGATCCATCGAACTAATG CTGCACCGACGAATATTTTACGACGATGGGCTCGGACTGTCAGAGCAGTTAAATGATCGTGGTGAAGACGGGGCTGGCATTATGGTCACGGGCAAACATCAGCTCCTTTTAGCAGCACCTTCACAATCACCAACCATCGTACGTGATTGTGCTCTCAGTCAGGTTTACAGACCCATCGTCATGTTTTCCTCGGAGTCGATCCACGACATCAGACGCAAGCAC CATTCAGAGCTGAATCCTCTGTTTCCACCTGAAGTACATCTTCTCACACTTGAGGTAGTGTCTACAGGAGAGATTCTTGTACGCTTGGAGCACAACCAGCACCCGAAAGCCGTCAACGTGTCCATATCG GACCTGTTAGGAACGTACATTCTCACTGAACTCCGCGAGACACTGCTTGGAGGCAACGAataccgtgagggccctcaacGTTTCGAGTGGCAACGATGGACAAAGCAAACAAGCAATGCACCGGTGGCTGCTAGGGTTGCAGAAGGAAACCCCTTTCCCTTGGGTGTTTTGATCACTCTAAACCCAGGCCAAATACGAACTTTCCTCTGTCAACTAAAGAAGCTCGTCTAG
- the LOC135398976 gene encoding lysosomal alpha-mannosidase-like isoform X2, with product MGGTAAVHLVTFFVIAAARRKVPDDKPCGVRAVCPESHENYINVHVICHSHNDAGWLETVDAIYDSAVSHIYSTTTRAMLHYPSRRYVSAENVFFSRWWNNQSYEVQGQVRELIETGRLQFVGGGWTQNDEATTHYTAIIDQVTLGLRFLNDTFGECAAVKVGWQMDPFGHSQGMASILAQMGFYGLFVGRVTATEWNRRAASKKLEFVWKASPILGRKGDLFTGITYNWYLPPHALCLTEVFCATYDNPKSISDMSKDVLQELIDQAKAYSTNNIMITLGGDLSFQSGHNWFTQIDAAIKSVNTVAKKTHKKVRLFYSSPLCYLTSLYAANKSWPVLRGDFFPYADNPQRYWTGFYSSRPNLKFYARYANGFLQACKQLSVLGGMKDARAQRLKEAVATLQHHDAITGTSKSAVVQDYALLLSKGIADCQELISDAIMLMMYPEDKEPRQTLQFCHSLNMSHCRVSEEKDIFTVIIYNPMSHAVTHFVRLPVTAPGTFNVINHKEEPVDVQVPLNMGVQEIPERQSFAKAEVVFPARVPALGYTTLQVRRHFHTERAELVLDNVVYLQLEDERRFIENSWYKIEVDTTTGLIARVTLKSSGQAMRLRQSFLLYKTLKEEQLRSTTGRNGGAYSINADHGPPLELGTHVTYRIISGKLVEEIHQIFNHWATQVVRLYKDSRYIEFEWTVGPLPDSHCSEVITRYETDLDNDGVFYTDTNGMHTIRRSIDATSSAARVASSYYPVVSWIYVQDEKMDLQMTVVPDRAQGGSSIKKGSIELMLHRRIFYDDGLGLSEQLNDRGEDGAGIMVTGKHQLLLAAPSQSPTIVRDCALSQVYRPIVMFSSESIHDIRRKHHSELNPLFPPEVHLLTLEVVSTGEILVRLEHNQHPKAVNVSISDLLGTYILTELRETLLGGNEYREGPQRFEWQRWTKQTSNAPVAARVAEGNPFPLGVLITLNPGQIRTFLCQLKKLV from the exons ATGGGAGGCACAGCAGCCGTACACCTGGTTACGTTTTTTGTTATCGCTGCTGCTCGACGAAAGGTGCCGGACGACAAGCCATGCGGTGTACGGGCT GTCTGCCCTGAATCTCACGAGAACTACATCAACGTTCATGTCATCTGTCACAGCCACAACGACGCTGGTTGGCTTGAGACCGTCGACGCAATATACGACTCAG CTGTGAGTCACATATACAGCACCACAACACGAGCTATGCTTCATTACCCCAGCAGAAGATACGTGAGCGCAGAAAACGTATTTTTCAGCCGATGGTGGAATAATCAGTCATACGAAGTGCAGGGACAAGTTCGTGAGCTCATTGAAACAG GCAGGCTTCAATTTGTTGGCGGCGGATGGACACAGAACGACGAAGCGACAACGCACTATACAGCTATTATCGACCAGGTGACGCTCGGACTCAGATTCTTGAATGACACCTTCGGGGAATGCGCTGCCGTCAAGGTGGGGTGGCAGATGGATCCGTTTGGGCATTCGCAGGGCATGGCTTCCATACTTGCACAG ATGGGATTCTATGGACTGTTTGTCGGAAGGGTAACTGCAACTGAATGGAACCGGAGAGCAGCATCCAAGAAGTTGGAGTTTGTGTGGAAGGCGTCGCCGATTCTAG GCAGGAAGGGTGACCTATTCACAGGCATCACATACAACTGGTATCTCCCTCCTCATGCACTTTGTCTCACGGAAGTGTTCTGTGCAACTTACGACAATCCG AAAAGTATCTCGGACATGAGCAAGGACGTCTTGCAGGAGCTCATAGATCAG GCGAAGGCTTACTCCACCAACAACATCATGATAACACTCGGCGGCGACCTCTCCTTCCAGTCCGGTCACAACTGGTTCACTCAGATTGATGCGGCAATAAAAAGTGTTAATACCGTT GCGAAAAAGACCCACAAGAAAGTGCGTCTCTTTTACTCGTCACCGCTGTGCTATTTAACGTCGCTCTACGCAGCCAACAAATCGTGGCCCGTGCTTCGCGGAGACTTCTTTCCTTACGCGGACAACCCGCAGAGGTACTGGACGGGCTTCTACAGCAGCAGGCCCAACCTCAAGTTCTATGCACGTTACGCCAACGGATTCCTTCAG GCCTGCAAGCAGCTTTCAGTTCTTGGCGGAATGAAGGACGCGAGAGCGCAGAGGCTAA AGGAAGCGGTGGCCACACTGCAGCACCATGACGCAATAAC TGGCACATCGAAATCTGCTGTTGTACAAGATTACGCACTTTTGCTCTCGAAAGGGATAGCTGATTGCCAG GAGCTCATCAGCGACGCCATCATGTTAATGATGTATCCTGAAGACAAGGAACCAAGGCAAACACTCCAGTTTTGTCACAGCCTTAACATGAGCCACTGTAGAGTTTCCGAAGAGAAGGACATC TTCACAGTCATAATATACAACCCCATGTCGCACGCTGTCACCCATTTTGTGAGGCTGCCCGTCACAGCTCCTGGAACGTTCAACGTGATCAACCACAAGGAGGAGCCCGTAGATGTGCAG GTTCCCCTCAACATGGGCGTCCAAGAAATCCCCGAGAGACAGAGCTTTGCAAAGGCAGAAGTCGTCTTTCCAGCCCGTGTTCCAGCACTGGGATACACTACACTTCAAGTCAGGAGGCATTTCC ATACAGAACGAGCGGAACTTGTCCTGGACAATGTCGTTTACCTCCAGCTCGAGGACGAACGGAGGTTTATAGAGAACTCT TGGTACAAAATTGAGGTGGACACGACGACAGGCCTCATAGCACGAGTTACGCTGAAGAGTTCTGGGCAAGCCATGAGGCTGCGCCAGTCCTTCCTCCTGTACAAAACTTTGAAAGAAGAACAACTGCGCAGCACTACTGGAAGAAACGGAGGGGCGTACTCTATAAATGCAGACCACGGCCCTCCGCTAGAACTGGGAACTCACGTCACCTATCGCATAATCTCG GGCAAGCTCGTGGAAGAGATTCATCAAATTTTCAACCACTGGGCTACTCAAGTGGTACGGCTGTACAAGGACAGCAGATACATTGAGTTTGAATGGACAGTTGGACCGTTGCCTGACAG TCACTGCTCAGAAGTTATAACAAGGTACGAGACTGACTTGGATAACGACGGCGTGTTCTACACAGACACCAATGGGATGCACACCATTCGACGGAG TATCGATGCAACCTCTTCCGCGGCTCGTGTAGCTAGTAGCTACTACCCCGTTGTTTCGTGGATCTACGTTCAG GACGAGAAGATGGACTTGCAAATGACAGTGGTGCCCGACAGGGCTCAAGGCGGTTCCAGTATCAAGAAAGGATCCATCGAACTAATG CTGCACCGACGAATATTTTACGACGATGGGCTCGGACTGTCAGAGCAGTTAAATGATCGTGGTGAAGACGGGGCTGGCATTATGGTCACGGGCAAACATCAGCTCCTTTTAGCAGCACCTTCACAATCACCAACCATCGTACGTGATTGTGCTCTCAGTCAGGTTTACAGACCCATCGTCATGTTTTCCTCGGAGTCGATCCACGACATCAGACGCAAGCAC CATTCAGAGCTGAATCCTCTGTTTCCACCTGAAGTACATCTTCTCACACTTGAGGTAGTGTCTACAGGAGAGATTCTTGTACGCTTGGAGCACAACCAGCACCCGAAAGCCGTCAACGTGTCCATATCG GACCTGTTAGGAACGTACATTCTCACTGAACTCCGCGAGACACTGCTTGGAGGCAACGAataccgtgagggccctcaacGTTTCGAGTGGCAACGATGGACAAAGCAAACAAGCAATGCACCGGTGGCTGCTAGGGTTGCAGAAGGAAACCCCTTTCCCTTGGGTGTTTTGATCACTCTAAACCCAGGCCAAATACGAACTTTCCTCTGTCAACTAAAGAAGCTCGTCTAG
- the LOC135398979 gene encoding protein N-terminal glutamine amidohydrolase-like: protein MSATINCAMEMTLLKDLHLPPRSECTYTSCYCEENVWKLCELVKLSCPDLLRRCFVVFVSNQRAAVPIWKQKSGTEENGLAVWDYHVLFIYCPADDRPSRVYDLDTVLPFPIDISTYIAEAFQPTMPVLPDYRQMFRVVAADEFLQTFASDRTRMRRPDGTWIREPPAYPCIRTSVSTNNIEDFICMDKGIGYGEVLSLEEFEEWFSR, encoded by the coding sequence ATGTCAGCTACTATTAACTGTGCCATGGAAATGACGCTCCTCAAAGACTTACACCTGCCGCCCCGATCAGAATGCACCTACACATCGTGCTACTGCGAAGAAAATGTGTGGAAGCTATGCGAGCTCGTCAAGTTGTCGTGTCCGGATTTGCTACGGCGCTGTTTCGTCGTGTTTGTTTCAAATCAGAGGGCAGCGGTGCCTATTTGGAAACAGAAGTCTGGTACCGAAGAAAACGGCTTAGCCGTATGGGACTATCACGTCCTGTTCATATACTGTCCAGCAGACGACAGACCATCTCGAGTTTACGACTTGGACACGGTCCTTCCATTTCCTATCGACATTTCAACGTACATCGCGGAGGCGTTCCAGCCGACGATGCCAGTTCTACCGGATTACCGACAGATGTTCAGGGTGGTGGCAGCCGATGAATTTTTACAAACGTTCGCTTCGGACCGCACTAGAATGAGGCGACCAGATGGCACTTGGATCAGAGAACCACCTGCGTACCCTTGTATAAGGACATCCGTGTCGACAAACAACATAGAAGATTTCATTTGTATGGACAAGGGGATCGGATATGGAGAAGTGCTATCCTTAGAAGAATTTGAGGAATGGTTTTCTAGGTAG